The sequence TTAAGCTTTTCAGCTAATTTTTTACCTGCCTCACTACCCACATTTCCTTTACCTGAATATATCCTGGCTATGCCCTGAACGACGATCCATTTTACCTGATCCTCAAAAATGGTCGTTTTAGACATGGGTTTTCGTTGCAGTACAGGGAAGTACATAGGCGCCTGCATCCTATCTTCAGCGCCGCCCGGCTTTATAACGGGTTTCAATTGAAACGGAGCCTTTCCATTTACATCAGGTATGGAGAATGGCTCCATTTCATTTTCTTTATCTAATGCTGTTTTTTGAAATGAATCGGCTGCAGGCTGAGATATTCCTGAGGAACGGTGGCTATTTGCTACCGCCATAGAAGAAGTCCGCCCACCATCGGTATTTCTATTTTCATGTGCCATAAAAATATGGGGTTATGCTATTAATATAAGCAATTATTTCGTGGTAATTTTCACCAAATAATAATGGCGACTAAAATAGCCGCCATTATATAAATTCATGTAATAAATACCTATTCCCCACTCATCACCGTCAACCGGCTCACCTCCCCGATCACAGGAAATAATGCCGTCAGGAATGACTCTGCCGTCAATGCCCCATTCACTGTCAGCGGCTGTGAAACATATGGCCACGTGATCTTTAATTCATTCAATCCTGCCTGCAACAACTCCTTCCTCACCACAAACCGCACAGGCGTCCACTGGCCCGTAGCAGCTACACTGGCTACAGGCGTTGGTTGGTCGTTGAGCGTTATCTTCACCTCATCAGTCATTGCCCTGTAAACAAAATCGAAGATGAGATCATCTTCTCCATTGCTTACAAAGTAAAAGGTAGATTCCTTTTGACGGGACTCAAAAAAGAATGGCTTATTCTTTACAAAGAAATTATGATAAGAGCGTTGGCAATAATAAGATGCTAATAGATCTACCGGCCGGTCCTGTACCGCATGCTCCTTCATTCGAAGCAGGTTCACCTCCTGGTCAATATCTATCCCATCTTTCTTCAGGATACTGGCAATAGCATCAATCAAAGTAATATCCATCAACTTCGTATTCCTGGGATGACGCAATGTATACCCTCCCATATATTGCTTCAGATCCTCTCCTGTGATCAGTTCTTCAAATGATTTGCACAACAACGTACTGGCCATCCTTGTTGCAAAGTCAATATATTTCCTCATGATATTGCTGATGCCGGGAAACAGCATATATGCCTGGTTACAATGATATTCAATAATCTCCCTGGATTGCCCATAGTGCGTATTATAAATAGCAGCCCCGAAATGTGCATGCGCCAGGATCTCATTGCCGGGCACTAATGGAGATGCAACCAGTGTTTCCACTTCACATTTTTCACCTGTCAGAATTTCCGATATCGATGCTGATGCATACCTGGCTATTAACCTGACTCCTTCAATCGTCAGGTGACAATTGTCCAGAAATAACTGCCGACCGGGTAACTGACCCGCATACCTTGTTTTAAATATATTTTCCATATCCAGGGTACGGATCCCATGGTCTTCCGCCGCATCAAGAATCGTTTCCCTGATCACTTTCAGTCTCCGTGGCATACTCTTACTGCTACGGTTAAATAAAATAGCATCTCTGGCTATTTCAAGACATCTCCTTGCACCTTCCAGGTTACCTGTACGCATGTAATATTCTGCCAGCAGCTCAAATCCATATGGATTGGATGGATCTGCCTCTGTCATTTTGTTTGCTGCCGCTCCAAATCCTTCAAGGTCTTCTTCCGGGTGAATGCTTTTTGCGGCTGACCGGGCATCCAGCCACTCCTGCCCCCTTGTGCCAGGCAGGACAGGCAATATCTGCTCCAGCTCATTACTTTTCCAGTCCAGCAAATTGAACTCAGGGATGATAAAAAGTACCGGTACCTGCCGGTCTGTAAATGTGTGCTCTATTTCGCCGAGGGTTGACATTACTATCTTCTTCATCTCTTCTTCCATAAATGACTTCATACCAGGCAAACCTTCCGCATCACAAATATCGAGCAACTGCTGGTAATCATATTCCTGCTCATGCAGCTGGAATACCCAGTTATTCCCTGCAAATATGATGACGGCATCTGGTTCCAACGCTACCGATGATTGCATCAGTGGCACCAGGTCACGTAACAACATACTGGTTCTTGCCAGGTCGATTATTTCCACATCTGCCCCAAGGATATGAGCTATTTCCATGGAAAGATTATATCCCGGATCATAAAACACCGTCCTCGCTGCTGATTCTCCAAATAACAGTACCCGCATTTTACTACTTTTCGGAGGTATCTCATGTACATTTGCCCACAGGCCCCATTCCAGCTGTTTTTTTACATCCCTCCTGTAAAGGGTCTTTCCATCCTGCTCCACCTGTTTCCAGATGCCTATCTGCCCTCCGGGAGAAAGCGCTATTTCGGGGGCCTCCACACACGGCTTTATCACTTCATCCAGGGTAAACTGTTCCAGCGCATTTGCAATAGCTGTATTATCCTTATTATGGCTGCTTAAAAGCTCAGCCAGTGTATTGGCCAGGGGTTTCAATGTTTCTGAAGGTCTGTATGACATACAAATAATTATAGGAGATCAAACAAATGTATATACTTCATGGGTGATACCACTTTGTCTTACCACATCGTGTAATAAGAGTAGCTTCAACAGGTCGAAATTATTTTCTTCCCTGTCTATGATGTAATCACCCAGTATTAAACAATCTATATCCGTGGTAATAAAACATCTCAGGGCATCTTCGGGTGTACAAACAATCGGTTCTCCTTTTATATTGAAGGATGTATTCAACAGGATCGGACACCCCGTCAACCTGTCGAATGCCCGCAATAATTCATAAAACCGCTCATTGGTATCCCGGTGTACGGTCTGTACCCGCGCTGATCCATCTACATGGGTAATGGCAGGAAGGTCCAGTGCAGAGATGACCTGGCAGGTTTCAAGCATAAATGGCGAAGCATGATCCAAGTCAAAATGTTCACCAGCACGTTTGTCAAGTACTGCTGGGGCAAAGGGGCGAAATCCTTCGCGCTTTTTTACCATGGCATTAATACGATCCCGCATGACCGGGCTCCTGGGGTCAGCCAGGATGGATCTCGCGCCCAGTGACCGGGGGCCAAATTCCATCCGTCCCTGGAACCATCCTATTACTTTCCCCTCATTTAGCCTGGCAGCTGTTGCTTCCAGTAATGCACCTGTGCGGGGAAAAGCCGTATAACGGATAGAAGTCGCTTCCAGCAATTGCTGCACTTCCCCGGATGAATAGGCTGGACCCAGGTAAACATGCTGCTGCCTTTCCTTTTGGGGCCGGCTTCCTATCAACTCCACATGTGCCAGCGCAGCAGCGCCTATGGCTCCTCCTGCATCATTCGCAGCTGGCTGTACAAACAGGTTTTTAAAAGGCGTATTCCGCAGTACTTTTCCATTCGCCACACAATTCAATGCCACGCCACCTGCCATACAAAGGTTTTCCATCCCCGTCTTTTCATACAGGTAACTGGCTTTCGCTACCAGTACCTCTTCCAGCACCTGCTGCATACTACGGGCTATATCCATATGCACCTGTTCCATCTCCCGGTCTTCTCCCCTTGGAGGCATGCCAAATAGTCCGCTCAGCGCATCTGAATACATCCTGTTACCTGATATGAAATCAAAGTATTGCATATCCAAACGAAATTGCCCATTCTCAGTTTCCTGTATCAGCTTGCGGATTTCATTGACATATGATGGCTTTCCATATGGCGCCAGCCCCATCACCTTGTATTCTCCATCATTCACCCCAAAGCCAAGGAAACTGGTAATAGTGCTGTATAATAACCCTATTGAATCGGGGAACTCTACCTGCTCAAAAATATCCAGCTTATTCCCTGATCCGGTTGCATAGGTGGTAGTCGCCCATTCTCCCACTCCATCCACCGTTAATACGGCTGCCTGCTCAAAACCGGAAAAGTAAAAACTACTGGCACCATGAGACAAGTGATGATCATAGTATTTTACAGGACCGTTAAAGCCCAGCTTTGACCTGATCTGTTCATCCACCATATTAGGATTAATACGCTGTAACCATCCTTCGTCATTCTTCAATATGCCACTCCATAACTGTCTCGCTAATTTCTTTTGCGGGTCTTCATAATAAGCTATACAATCCACATCTGCCAGCGTGATTCCCCCCTGTTCCAGGCAATATTTAAACGCTTGCCTGGGCAGAGCAGGATCTGCCTTAATACGGGAAAAACGTTCTTCTTCTGCAGCTGCTGTCAATACCCCGTCTTTTATCAAACAACAGGCAGCATCATGGAAAAATGCAGAGATACCAATGATATTCATATTTTATTTTTATGAGGTTATATGTTTAATAATCATTTCCCCCAGCGCAGCTGCATTCGAAAAGATAAAGAAATGCCCTCCGGGAAATGTAGCTGTTTCAAAAGATCCTGTGGTAAACTGATGCCAGTTATCCAGCTGCTCCACGCCTTCTTCCTCCTCCCCCATCATCGCCAGTAATGGTGCACTTACTTTCGGGAACTTTTCCGCACTGCATCCTTCCACCACTTCAAAATCAGCCCGCAGAATTGGCTCGTAATACGCATATAGCTCCTCATTTTCCAGCACCTCTTCCGGAATCCCACCTAATATCTTTAACTCTTCCCTGAAACCTTCATCATCCAGTAAATGTCGCATCTTACCAAAGTGTACGCCGGGCCCCGCATTCCCGGATACTATCACCAATTGCGGGCGATGCCCCTTCTGCTCCAGCATGGAAGTGACCTTTAGTGCCAGGTAAGCACCCATACTATGACCATAAATGTAAAACCGGTAATTATGCAGGCTATGCATGATCTGCTTAAAAATATCTTCCGCAGCAGCATCCAGATCCCTGATCAGTAAATCATTCACCCTTTTACCTCTTCCTGGAAGTTCTACCGGGGTTAACTCAAATCCAGTCAGCTCTTCTCTGAGAAAATCAAAGGAATACCTGCTTCCACCTGCAAAGTGTAATAAAAATAATTGAGGCTTCATCATAATCCTATTGCAGTAGTTTGAAAATTATGTGTTGGGTTTATAATAGACAATTGACCTTCTTCCATCTTATACAGCTTATCCGCACAATAATAGTACTGATCATCGTGGGTAATGGCGATTACCGTAATGGCGTTCTCTTTCAGGAATGGTAATACTTCTGTATAGAATTTTCGTTTAAAATGAGGGTCCTGGTCCGCTGCAAACTCGTCCAGCACCAATACGGGTTTCCTTTCCAATACCGCACATATCAACGCTAACCGCTTTCTCTGTCCGGCAGATAAATGAATGGTGGAGAATTTTCCTTCGTTAAAAGAAACCTTATGTTCCAGGTCCATGAGCTGTAGCAACTGCTTCACCATTACCGGATCTTTTTCAGCGACCCCATATAATTCTTCAAATAGATGAAAATCATTAAATACAATTGCAAACAGGGAATGATAATCCTGTAGGGATGTAGGGCGAATGAGTTGTTCATCAGCGTAAATTTCACCTCCGGATGGAATACACAATCCGATGAGAATATTCATAAAAGTTGTTTTCCCGCTTCCATTACCACCGGAAATAAATATGATTTCACCCGGCAATAAACGGAAGTTGATAGGACCTATTCCAAATGGCGTTTCATCCGCATTATTTTCGTCCTGCCCATAATGATAAACTATGTTGCTCATCACAATCTCTGAAAAACCCAGGTATATATTCTGCCGGGGCGCTTCCGTTTCGAATGTACGGATGTTGGCTTCCAGGTCATTGATGCGCTGCATGGAAATCCTTGCCTGAGAAAGGTTGGGTATTAACAATACAACCGTTTCAATCGGGCTCCAGATGTATAGAATAAGAAATATAAACCGAACCACAATACTCTTATCGACCCCCAGCCATATACCCAGGAACAGGAGTAAGGTGCCAATAAAAAAGTAAAATGCCAATTGCCCGATAATACGATTGGTAAGAAACCGTAACTGTGCCCGCTGGTTCATATCCGAGTTCTGGTGAATAGCCGGCCTTACATGCTTTTCCATGATCTCTACCCCCTTGCCTCTTTCCATTGATATCTCCTTAAAACCAGCCAGGATCTCATTTATATTTCTTACAAATACATCATAATATCCCATAGCGGCGACAAATAGCTTGCGGGCTTTCCTTTCACTATAGAAATAAATACCGAGTGTAAAACACAGCACGATCAGCATACCACATAATAGCTTCCAGGAAAGCAAACCCATATAAATAAAGCAAATAAAGATCACGATGCTATTTGTAAAAATATCTACAATGTTAGCCGATGCCATCACCACATTATCCGCATCCCGGGTCAGGGCACTGAAGATTTTCGCCTTGTATTTAATCACCTGACTATGGCCTGAGCGGATCACCATTTCCAGCATTTCCATCCTGGTTTTCCGAAGTACCTGCTGGGTAAAACGTATGATACCCCTTGCTGCTATTGTCCTGCATATAAAAAACAGCAACAACGCTATTGCAAATAAGAAAAGATATTCCCGGGGTATCCCCAGCGCATTATTAAAATAACCTTCTACTACCCGGTTGATCAGGTATACAATACCCATATTACCACCAGCGGCCAATATGCTTAAAAACGAAAACAGGACATATTTTCCCGCATACTCTTTTTTCAGGATCATACACTTAATATTTTGGATAGTTCGTTCAATTTCATTTGGGGTGATTCTATAATAGCTGATAATACCGCTTTCATCCTGTCGCAATATGCGACATCTTCAATCCGGGCAATCTTCCATTCCAATATGATTCCATCCTGGTATTCCATACAGCGCAGGTAATAACTATATTTAAACTGTCCCAGCGATAAACCGGGCATGCTGTCTTTTGTTTCGGGGCATGCTCCATCCATCTCCAGGTGACTGAAAGAAGCAAAATAATAGTCGTCAGGATCTGATGCCTCGCGCAGGTACTCCATAGGAACCTGTTCGAAGACTCTTCCTTCCAGGTAATTATGTTGCACCTGTTCTATTACCCCGGCAATCGTATGTTCCTCCCTGCACTCGCCCACCACTGCCACACTATTCACATATACACCTGCCACCCGGGATGCATCAAAGCCTGGCACTGGCGTCGTGATGCCACCTATGGTCACTTTTGCCAACCTGTACACGGAGGCTGGATGCCCAAGCCAGTCATTTATAAAACACGCTGCCAGCAACAGGCTGCTCATAAAATATCCATGCTCCCTGTTGTATGCGGAGAGCGTATCAATACGATATTGGTAATGTAATCTGCCGGCGGTAGCAGGTGGCGCTGCAAGTGCTATCTTGGGCATCAGAAAGGCCATCTGTCTTTCCCATGCCAGTTTCTTTTCTTTCGCAACAGCAGATGCGAGGTAGGTTTGTTGCAATGAAATAAATTCAAGGTATGTAGCAGTGGAAGGTGTAACATTTCCAAGGAATGCACTCTTCAGTAATTTATTGGAAAAATGATCTGTTACAATATGATGGATAGCCATGAAAATAATAGCGTCCTGCCTGTCATAAAGTACCGCACACCTGATCACCTCTCCTTTCTCCAATGCAAAGGGAACATTGATCATATTGTCTCTGACAGTACTCACTGCCGGATCATCCAGGTCTATTTCATCCTGCCGGATGAATGTGATAGCCGGCGCTGCTGGCAGGGGTAATAAAAACTGGTATACCTGGCCATTGATACAATCAAATTTCATTCGTAACATGCTATTGTCAGATAGCAATTGCCGGTAAATATGGATGATCGTTTGCTCATCAGTAAACGGCTGTTGAATATAAAAGGTTCCCACTGCATGCACAAACTCTTTTCCGTTCCAGTATATCTGCTGGTTGTAAGACAACGGAAATTGTACAGCGTCTGACACTACAGGCAATATCGTTTCAGCTGTTTCCACAATTCCCAGCCTGGGCGCCAAACTATGAATGACAGGGTATTTCAGCACATCCGTTACCGCCAGCTGGTACCCTTTTTTCTTCAACTGGTTCACCAGCCAGATTGCTTTTAGGGAGTTCCCCCCAGCCAAAAAGAAGTTTTCATTCGTACCGATCCCCTTTTTACCAAATAATTGTTCATATAATTCCACCAGCATAGCCTCTTTATCTGAGACAGGTAACCGGTGTGCTGCTATTACTTCATGATTGTTTTCCGTTAAGGCAGCTAACGCACGGCGGTCTATTTTTCCACTGCCGGTCATTGGAAATACAGCCACATGAATAAAATACTGTGGTACCATAAAATCCGGCAACCTTTGTACTAACCTTTCGCGGATGATTGCTGGCGTAATATCGCCGGAATAATAGGCCTTCAAGCATTTGCCGCCAGTATTATCTTCACCGGCCAATACAACAGCTGCGCTGATTTCCTGTTGCTGGTGAAGGGCATATTCCACTTCTCCCACCTCTATTCTATATCCTCTTATTTTTACCTGGTTATCTCTTCTCCCTGCATAGATGATATTTCCATCATCCTGCCACCGCCCGATATCCCCGGTTCTGTACAGGCGATGTTCAAATATACCCGGTAGGAAACTACGTGCGGTCAGCTCTTCACGGTTCAGATACCCCCGGGCTACCTGTACCCCCCCGATGAAGATCTCTCCATGCACGCCTACAGGTACCGGCTGCAAATGATCATCCAGTATATATATGCTTGTATTTGCTACAGGTCTGCCAATAGGGATGATAGCGTCCCCAGGTCTCGTATCGTAATAGGTGACGTCCACCGCTGCTTCCGTAGGGCCATAAAGATTGGCAATGGGCACCTGTAACCGCTTATACCAGGTATCCACGGTAGATGGACTCAGCGCCTCACCACTGGTGACCACCATTCTGAGCCGGCTAAGTATATCCAGGTTATCCGCCTCATCAAATAGAGTAGTCATAAAAGCCTGTAACATACCTGGTACAAAATGTAAACAGGTGATTTGATGCCGGCTGATAAGGTCGACGATTCGCCCGGGTGCATACACATCCTCCTCTTCGCACAATACCATACCGGTACCCCAGCACAATGGCAGAAATATTTCCCATACTGATACATCGAAAGTAAAAGTCGTTTTTTGAAGTATCCTGTCTTTGCTATTGAATCCATAATGCCTGTACATCCACTCTATCCTGTTCACTACACTGCCATGTTCAAGCATACAGCCCTTGGGCATACCGGTAGAACCGGATGTATAGATGACATAGGCAAGGTCATGTGCCGCAACCTGGAAATCATCTAATGTGGGCTGCCAATTGTTCGCCTGTTTTCTAAACGTATCAATCAATGCGCTATTCACAATTACTTCTGCCCCACAATCTTCCTTTATCCATGTGATCCGCTCAGGAGGATAATCTGCCCCGACCGGCACATAAGCACATCCTGTTTTGATAACAGCCAATATGGATATCACCAGCCATTCACTCCTATGAAGGTTCACTGGAATCAGCGCTCCCTTTTTAATATCATATTCTTCCAGTAAAAAATTGGCGAGGCGGGAAGACCATTCTTCCAGCTCTTTCCAGGTGAATGCACGGTCTTTAAAATAAAGTGCGATTTCGTCTCCCCTGCGTGCTGCCTGTTCATAAAAAAGAGAAACCAGGGTACGACCTTCCGGATAAAGTACCGCTGACTGGTTAAAGCCGGATAGTATGTTTGTCCGCTCCCCTGGCAACAGATAATCCACCTTGTCAACCGGGGTGCCAGGTGTAGCAGATAATACCCGCAGCAACTGGCTGAAATGTTGTAACAACCCCGTCATCCTTCGTTCATCAAAGAGGTCAGTATTATAGCCTAATTTAAGGGACAGGCTCCCATCTGCTGCTTGAAAAGCATCCAGCTGCAGATCAAATTTAACAGGCATTTGTCCCAGATCGCTCTTTGTAATACCATTTATATTTTCCTGCTCATTGTGCAATACAAATAGCACATCAAATAATGGGGAACGGCTCACATCGCGCGGTATTTTTATTTCATCTACCAAACGATCGAAAGGATACCACTGATGAGAGAATGCCTGTGAAATATATGTTTTGGCATGCGCAAGCAGCTCATGAAAACTATCTCCGCCCTTGAAGGGCAACTGCAAAGCGAGGGTATTGACATAAAAACCTACCTGGTCTTCCAGCTCTGCATGATCTCTGCCTGCCACAGGTGTACCTATCACGATCTCTGCCTGCCCGGAATACCGGTAAAGCAATACCCTGAAAACCGAAATAAGCCCTACAAAGATCGTTACACCTGCTGCCTGGCATCTTTCGCTCAAAAGAGCGCAGGCATCTGCTGGTACCTGGATCGCCAGCCCTTTCCCATTGAAAGTCTTCACAACAGGCCGCTGATGCGAAAAGGGAAGGGTTAATACAGGAATTTCCTCCCTGAATTGGTCCAGCCAGAATTGCCTGGTACTTTTTGCTGCTTCACTGTTCAGTCGTTCCTGTAGCCAGTAAGTATAATCTTTATATTGTATGGCTAGCGGCAGCTCTTCTCTCCTTTCCCCCCTTACCAGTAATGAATAATAATGCATGATCTCCTTCTTCAATATTTCTACAGACCATCCATCACTAATAATATGATGCATACAAAACCATGCAGTGACGGCGTTACCTGATCTCACTAATCCACCTCTCAGCAACGGCCAGGTACTGGTATCAAAGGGCAACAGGGTTACATTTCTTAAATGGGAAGCTGCTGCTTCAGCATCAGGAATATCGTTGATGTCAAGAATAAATTTTACTGCTGATGCAGGTAATACAACCTGCGACAGCTGATCCTCATCCGTTTCCCGGAATATGGTCCGTAGTATCTCATGCCTTGCAATCACACTATTAATGGCTTCTTCCAGCATTGCAGGCTGTATACTTTCATCCAGCACAAAATAACTACCGAGGTTATAGGCACCTTTCAAGTCTCCCATTTTATCCATTACCCACATCCTTCTTTGTCCATCTGACACAGGATAATGAGCTGCTGTCGCCACCGGCATAATCCTGGACCAGGGAGACGCGGGCATGCCTGTAATGAGCGCAGCCTGGTCTGCGATGGTCGTAAAACGGAACAGATCCTGCATAGAAAGAGTCACACCCAACTTCCTGCTATAAGCATTACTGATCTGCATAAGGTTAAGGCTATGCCCACCCAGGCTAAAGAAATCATGATGAATGCCGATGGATACCTTCTTCTTTAACACCTCCTGCCAGATTGCTGCCATCTCTTTTTCCAACAGGGTAACAGGGAATACAATTTCCTCGTCACCGATATTTTCTGCTGCTA is a genomic window of Chitinophaga sp. LS1 containing:
- a CDS encoding thioesterase II family protein, encoding MMKPQLFLLHFAGGSRYSFDFLREELTGFELTPVELPGRGKRVNDLLIRDLDAAAEDIFKQIMHSLHNYRFYIYGHSMGAYLALKVTSMLEQKGHRPQLVIVSGNAGPGVHFGKMRHLLDDEGFREELKILGGIPEEVLENEELYAYYEPILRADFEVVEGCSAEKFPKVSAPLLAMMGEEEEGVEQLDNWHQFTTGSFETATFPGGHFFIFSNAAALGEMIIKHITS
- a CDS encoding cyclic peptide export ABC transporter, whose amino-acid sequence is MILKKEYAGKYVLFSFLSILAAGGNMGIVYLINRVVEGYFNNALGIPREYLFLFAIALLLFFICRTIAARGIIRFTQQVLRKTRMEMLEMVIRSGHSQVIKYKAKIFSALTRDADNVVMASANIVDIFTNSIVIFICFIYMGLLSWKLLCGMLIVLCFTLGIYFYSERKARKLFVAAMGYYDVFVRNINEILAGFKEISMERGKGVEIMEKHVRPAIHQNSDMNQRAQLRFLTNRIIGQLAFYFFIGTLLLFLGIWLGVDKSIVVRFIFLILYIWSPIETVVLLIPNLSQARISMQRINDLEANIRTFETEAPRQNIYLGFSEIVMSNIVYHYGQDENNADETPFGIGPINFRLLPGEIIFISGGNGSGKTTFMNILIGLCIPSGGEIYADEQLIRPTSLQDYHSLFAIVFNDFHLFEELYGVAEKDPVMVKQLLQLMDLEHKVSFNEGKFSTIHLSAGQRKRLALICAVLERKPVLVLDEFAADQDPHFKRKFYTEVLPFLKENAITVIAITHDDQYYYCADKLYKMEEGQLSIINPTHNFQTTAIGL
- a CDS encoding non-ribosomal peptide synthetase, with the protein product MNVKDLLDSLREKDVSLAINEKGNLDIKFPKGVVTGDILTLIKSSKQEIVDYLLDAKAGNENIPPVPVADSYPLSSGQLRLWLLEEINNGFTAYNIPKVIEINTDFDLDFAERAFLYLIGRHEILRTVFKTEPTRGVRQYVLATEDVDFRIVYHDLSDSHHAVTAAHQIIAADKALPIALDKGPLFRVAVFKLGEKRYLLYCNMHHIISDGWSVNIFSGEFNAIYAALAAGKEIAMPPLDIQYKDFAVWQQQQLLSGSLDRHRTYWLSHFSGELPLFELPVAGKRPAVFTHRGEVLQSFIGSREVSAFKQLCYQQQATLFMGLLGVLHVLLYRYTGQGDLIIGTPVAGRDHANLQEQIGLYVNTLGLRIKIDGVDNFGSILQQIRQVTLNSYEHQLYPFDQLLDDLHIQRDLSRSPLFDIMFVLHNERDNNYVTPSTIANAICYGGDCAVKFDLNFDFTEVGNALFMRLAYNSDIYSRSSMETLVQHFMGLFCLVIENIHQPVRSLSFLTNAEIDFLHRVNKNTVAYPVDKTLVMLFREQVKQSPSFPALFYDEHYLTYQELDAGSERIAAHLLKEGVTPQQLIPVVMDRCPEMLIAILGILKAGGVYVPMDPANGVGRISFVLEETNAAIVLTSGKDMLPLQPGRKIFDVTQLLTEPIDLLFETPPANDQHLTCVIYTSGSTGNPKGVLLKETSILNRLYWMWNTYPYREGERSAWKTSGSFADHICEVFGPLLKGIPSVLFRKEEVIDISFVEKLSAKQITRIVLVPSLLRLLLETIKDRKEQTPLPDYWVSSGEPLPLELVTSFKTLLPGSTLLNIYGSTEVTADVTFFDTREDIAQFGRSVPIGKPLYNFQVYILDAALQPVPPGYPGEICVSGIGLAAGYFAHEQLTKEKFIPHPFIPGQLLFRTGDQGRLLPDGNFICTGRMDDQLKIRGIRIEPGEIEQALRRIPGIMDAVVIANKEQGTELILIAYIKTISHLDINAIRKQLSGSLADYMIPSYFVQLEVFPLTVTGKINKKALPLPVAAENIGDEEIVFPVTLLEKEMAAIWQEVLKKKVSIGIHHDFFSLGGHSLNLMQISNAYSRKLGVTLSMQDLFRFTTIADQAALITGMPASPWSRIMPVATAAHYPVSDGQRRMWVMDKMGDLKGAYNLGSYFVLDESIQPAMLEEAINSVIARHEILRTIFRETDEDQLSQVVLPASAVKFILDINDIPDAEAAASHLRNVTLLPFDTSTWPLLRGGLVRSGNAVTAWFCMHHIISDGWSVEILKKEIMHYYSLLVRGERREELPLAIQYKDYTYWLQERLNSEAAKSTRQFWLDQFREEIPVLTLPFSHQRPVVKTFNGKGLAIQVPADACALLSERCQAAGVTIFVGLISVFRVLLYRYSGQAEIVIGTPVAGRDHAELEDQVGFYVNTLALQLPFKGGDSFHELLAHAKTYISQAFSHQWYPFDRLVDEIKIPRDVSRSPLFDVLFVLHNEQENINGITKSDLGQMPVKFDLQLDAFQAADGSLSLKLGYNTDLFDERRMTGLLQHFSQLLRVLSATPGTPVDKVDYLLPGERTNILSGFNQSAVLYPEGRTLVSLFYEQAARRGDEIALYFKDRAFTWKELEEWSSRLANFLLEEYDIKKGALIPVNLHRSEWLVISILAVIKTGCAYVPVGADYPPERITWIKEDCGAEVIVNSALIDTFRKQANNWQPTLDDFQVAAHDLAYVIYTSGSTGMPKGCMLEHGSVVNRIEWMYRHYGFNSKDRILQKTTFTFDVSVWEIFLPLCWGTGMVLCEEEDVYAPGRIVDLISRHQITCLHFVPGMLQAFMTTLFDEADNLDILSRLRMVVTSGEALSPSTVDTWYKRLQVPIANLYGPTEAAVDVTYYDTRPGDAIIPIGRPVANTSIYILDDHLQPVPVGVHGEIFIGGVQVARGYLNREELTARSFLPGIFEHRLYRTGDIGRWQDDGNIIYAGRRDNQVKIRGYRIEVGEVEYALHQQQEISAAVVLAGEDNTGGKCLKAYYSGDITPAIIRERLVQRLPDFMVPQYFIHVAVFPMTGSGKIDRRALAALTENNHEVIAAHRLPVSDKEAMLVELYEQLFGKKGIGTNENFFLAGGNSLKAIWLVNQLKKKGYQLAVTDVLKYPVIHSLAPRLGIVETAETILPVVSDAVQFPLSYNQQIYWNGKEFVHAVGTFYIQQPFTDEQTIIHIYRQLLSDNSMLRMKFDCINGQVYQFLLPLPAAPAITFIRQDEIDLDDPAVSTVRDNMINVPFALEKGEVIRCAVLYDRQDAIIFMAIHHIVTDHFSNKLLKSAFLGNVTPSTATYLEFISLQQTYLASAVAKEKKLAWERQMAFLMPKIALAAPPATAGRLHYQYRIDTLSAYNREHGYFMSSLLLAACFINDWLGHPASVYRLAKVTIGGITTPVPGFDASRVAGVYVNSVAVVGECREEHTIAGVIEQVQHNYLEGRVFEQVPMEYLREASDPDDYYFASFSHLEMDGACPETKDSMPGLSLGQFKYSYYLRCMEYQDGIILEWKIARIEDVAYCDRMKAVLSAIIESPQMKLNELSKILSV
- a CDS encoding carbamoyltransferase, which codes for MNIIGISAFFHDAACCLIKDGVLTAAAEEERFSRIKADPALPRQAFKYCLEQGGITLADVDCIAYYEDPQKKLARQLWSGILKNDEGWLQRINPNMVDEQIRSKLGFNGPVKYYDHHLSHGASSFYFSGFEQAAVLTVDGVGEWATTTYATGSGNKLDIFEQVEFPDSIGLLYSTITSFLGFGVNDGEYKVMGLAPYGKPSYVNEIRKLIQETENGQFRLDMQYFDFISGNRMYSDALSGLFGMPPRGEDREMEQVHMDIARSMQQVLEEVLVAKASYLYEKTGMENLCMAGGVALNCVANGKVLRNTPFKNLFVQPAANDAGGAIGAAALAHVELIGSRPQKERQQHVYLGPAYSSGEVQQLLEATSIRYTAFPRTGALLEATAARLNEGKVIGWFQGRMEFGPRSLGARSILADPRSPVMRDRINAMVKKREGFRPFAPAVLDKRAGEHFDLDHASPFMLETCQVISALDLPAITHVDGSARVQTVHRDTNERFYELLRAFDRLTGCPILLNTSFNIKGEPIVCTPEDALRCFITTDIDCLILGDYIIDREENNFDLLKLLLLHDVVRQSGITHEVYTFV